The segment ACCTGTTCGCTTCGATGACGATGATCGGCACCGGTCTCTTTTTCGGTTTTTATCCGATTATGGGCTTGGTTTTTAACGGAGTGCTGGTCGGAGTGATCCTGGGGACAGTGGCTGAGCAGTCGGGGGTTCACCCGCTGACCCTGTTCATTACACAAATTCTTCCTCACGGAATCCTGGAATTGCCGGCGGTGATCCTTGCGACAGCCTACGGAATTCGGTTGGGCATCCTGGTGTTCCGCAGCATGATCGGATTGGGTTCCCCACGTCTCAGACAGGAAAGCCGGAGAGCCTGGTCCGATTACCTGGGAAGGATCACACCGACCCTGATCGGGATTGTGGTGATGTTGGCAGCAGCCGCCGTGATTGAAGCGGGACTGATCGTGTTATATGCCAAATAGAGTGAAACAGGGAGGAGACGCAGATGAAAACGGACCTTCAATGGAAAGGAAAGATGCAGTTTGAAGCCCGGACACCTTCCGGCCATGGGGTCACCCTGGATGCTTCCCCTGAAGTGGGTGGGGAAAACCAAGGGCCCCGGCCGACGGAACTGCTGCTGACGGCAGTGGGGG is part of the Kroppenstedtia eburnea genome and harbors:
- a CDS encoding stage II sporulation protein M; translation: MRRFLEAIRAEKKLITIASLLFILSIVSGYVASGPAGEWLKQAGVWDQFMQKAKTIGQNPGWLDTFGLIFMNNLFASMTMIGTGLFFGFYPIMGLVFNGVLVGVILGTVAEQSGVHPLTLFITQILPHGILELPAVILATAYGIRLGILVFRSMIGLGSPRLRQESRRAWSDYLGRITPTLIGIVVMLAAAAVIEAGLIVLYAK